One region of Theileria equi strain WA chromosome 4 map unlocalized gcontig_1105316255039, whole genome shotgun sequence genomic DNA includes:
- a CDS encoding hypothetical protein (encoded by transcript BEWA_051280A) — MISEERSPLGSLLSRGNLQRKSSHLNKTIGDDNVGMQTAASEISTSRAETIKGVTNPTLISTSDVADNRSTLSLVEGQCLPESNQKIFSKWVRACDHTESKQGNILPLKKQQKHDDSGRIRPKPIVKQTGTTYRASFQTDDKEFNNDILGTRRLYYNLADVRLALTLDELQCGPEFNRKNFFLYKQVATCKTTQCRRGINITFKKQGGNKTMALIVIVEEPVSLSRRFAGILSKRINSNGQEIKVRSKYNRKILFIKACSDYSPNLQETVVSTRV; from the coding sequence atgatttccGAGGAAAGGTCTCCTTTAGGCTCGTTGTTAAGCCGagggaacctccagaggaagtcatcacacctgaataaaacaatagggGACGACAACGTCGGAATGCAAACTGCAGCGAgtgaaatctcaacttcacgagctgaaacgataaaaggtgtcacaaatccaacattaatatcaacaagtgatgtagctgacaacaggtctacgttatccctcgttgaagggcaatgcctacctgaatctaatcaaaaaatcttttctaaatgggtacgagcttgcgatcatacagagagtaaacagggaaacatattgcctcttaaaaagcaacaaaaacatgatgatagtggaagaataagacCCAAACCaatcgttaaacaaactggtacaacctaccgtgcatcattccaaactgacgacaaagagttcaacaatgacatacttggcactagaagactttattataatctagctgacgtaaggttagcgttaaccctggacgaattgcaatgtggacctgaatttaatcgaaaaaacttcttcttatataaacaggtggcgacttgtaaaactacccagtgtagacgggggataaacataacttttaaaaagcaaggcggtaataaaactatggcgcttatagtaatcgttgaagaaccagtaagtctctctaggagattcgctggaatcctcagtaagaggataaactcaaatggtcaagaaatcaaggtcaggtcgaaatacaatcgaaaaatcttatttataaaggcctgttctgattattccccaaacctacaggaaactgtagtgtctacaagggtgtag
- a CDS encoding 104 kDa microneme-rhoptry antigen precursor, putative (encoded by transcript BEWA_051290A): MRILAVLWTVCLVRLCYCGSDLQPQNSPEATGQESTEAVKPLSPFLTKVDGSLFDVEEAEEYAVKVLKLKAKNGVTAKKVKYNGKDIWSARAVVGSPCSSAVLYMDGEKPTLAVLETKGLLGKEGTVYKYHDGKKWKTGSEDDHKKRRAALKKYKHALPATLDLVTPDSKKIDVYTETESEVSFQEFSPKRAFHISSVVDSGATLWEASGAGQKCKLVESYAKDGVELLYLETSESTGTKSKYFEKTGGVWKNISEKEFNEKAKALIGESGKNASLNISHPSRILCQSFDYTFDGNAVQLIVPKRGVTVTKLVVGTEEVYTLSSGETFEYAKAYLNKDGRPELVLVTLDNSSGDSKKAYSRSECGKWVACTNSDAKKKSLRDPADYISDFELDLALANSTDECSSFEVDLLGVTTKYFYPKPGYLAKEIRDGEKKLWKSVKATSDTVLVGRKSDGCDHCCSCLIYGKGDKEVLEMTLIVPPTRRWYYFEKLVEHGVKSLEMYF, encoded by the coding sequence ATGAGGATCTTGGCAGTGCTATGGACGGTGTGTTTGGTAAGACTCTGTTACTGTGGGAGTGATTTACAACCACAAAATTCCCCTGAAGCTACTGGACAAGAATCTACAGAGGCTGTAAAGCCTTTAAGCCCTTTCCTCACCAAGGTCGATGGATCCTTATTCGATGTAGAGGAGGCTGAGGAATATGCTGTTAAGGTTCTAAAGCTCAAGGCTAAGAATGGTGTTACCGCTAAAAAGGTAAAGTACAATGGAAAGGACATATGGTCTGCCAGGGCTGTAGTTGGTTCTCCTTGCTCTTCGGCAGTActgtatatggatggagagaagccTACTCTGGCTGTTTTAGAAACTAAAGGTCTTCTTGGTAAGGAAGGCACTGTCTACAAGTATCATGATGGTAAGAAGTGGAAGACTGGTAGTGAAGATGACCATAAAAAGAGGCGGGCTGCTCTGAAGAAGTATAAGCATGCACTTCCTGCCACTCTAGACCTTGTCACTCCAGATAGTAAGAAGATTGATGTGTATACAGAAACAGAATCCGAAGTATCCTTCCAGGAGTTTTCTCCGAAGAGGGCTTTCCACATCTCCTCTGTTGTAGACTCTGGAGCTACTCTATGGGAGGCTTCTGGAGCTGGCCAAAAGTGTAAACTTGTAGAGTCTTATGCTAAGGATGGTGTAGAACTTCTTTACCTGGAGACCTCAGAGAGTACTGGAACCAAGTCtaagtactttgaaaagactgGTGGagtatggaagaatattaGTGAGAAGGAATTTAATGAGAAGGCAAAGGCATTgattggagaatctgggaAGAACGCTTCTCTAAATATCTCTCATCCAAGTAGAATACTGTGCCAATCCTTCGACTACACCTTTGACGGTAATGCAGTCCAACTCATAGTTCCCAAGAGGGGTGTAACCGTTACAAAGTTGGTAGTTGGCACTGAAGAGGTTTATACCCTTTCATCTGGAGAAACATTCGAGTATGCTAAGGCATATCTTAACAAAGATGGTAGACCTGAACTTGTGTTGGTTACCCTAGACAATTCCTCCGGAGACTCAAAGAAGGCTTACTCTAGGAGTGAATGTGGTAAGTGGGTAGCATGTACCAATAGTGATGCCAAGAAGAAGAGCTTGAGGGATCCTGCAGATTATATATCAGACTTTGAACTTGACCTTGCATTAGCCAATAGCACTGACGAATGCAGTAGCTTTGAAGTAGATCTCCTTGGAGTTACTACAAAGTACTTCTATCCTAAACCAGGGTACCTTGCCAAGGAGATACGGGATGGTGAAAAGAAACTATGGAAATCTGTAAAAGCAACTTCTGATACGGTATTAGTGGGACGAAAGTCAGATGGATGTGACCACTGTTGTTCCTGTCTTATTTATGGGAAAGGTGATAAGGAAGTGCTGGAGATGACGCTGATAGTGCCTCCAACAAGGAGATGGTAttactttgaaaagttgGTGGAACATGGAGTGAAGTCGCTAGAgatgtatttttaa
- a CDS encoding signal peptide containing protein (encoded by transcript BEWA_051300A) has product MKVAAILFSAVSVLAASAAVLDFKNPDAALGELVHGDHHNLKAVVFEAAAGADVEGFNCAGHFTWTAPAGKKVAKVNAVSQCKKDGLAVVHVALVDGEDVFLGFNGKVHEVLTHEAFVAKLKAAGCPHAHELPDDNLFNKLKESLKAAAHQSSS; this is encoded by the coding sequence ATGAAAGTCGCCGCTATCCTCTTCTCTGCTGTCAGCGTTCTCGCTGCTTCCGCTGCCGTTTTGGACTTCAAGAACCCAGATGCCGCCCTCGGTGAACTAGTTCATGGTGACCACCATAATCTTAAGGCCGTTGTCTTCGAGGCTGCTGCTGGTGCCGATGTCGAGGGTTTCAACTGCGCTGGCCACTTCACCTGGACTGCTCCAGCTGGCAAGAAGGTTGCCAAGGTTAATGCCGTTTCTCAGTGCAAGAAAGATGGTCTCGCCGTTGTCCACGTTGCCTTGGTTGATGGAGAGGATGTCTTTTTGGGCTTCAATGGTAAGGTTCACGAGGTCCTCACCCATGAGGCTTTCGTTGCCAAGCTTAAGGCTGCTGGCTGCCCACATGCCCATGAGTTGCCAGATGACAACTTGTTCAACAAGCTCAAGGAGTCCTTGAAGGCTGCTGCTCATCAAAGTTCTTCCTAG
- a CDS encoding conserved hypothetical protein (encoded by transcript BEWA_051310A), giving the protein MLWSSGVRKLSSGLRTLPALEPAKDLETRRMIDKYHRYMFFFIGFALAANLNTSLLTETLFECDNFANKCNFSYFASGLAAFLLASFTLHLDFKSMLVFGWLFVPLQISLVLIGVFGEGVGARNAFIICYAVYGALEGFTLKSCTFVISRFFLNSTISILSAGYPASDIVLGCFQYLVEHLVGLETTSSIRLCLALCHLFQTVLTIIGLIWATVLYFKYSSRGSEETTSTRDEFSRFTQFLRVASHIRFYYPRVMLFGLTSFIVAFFFPCLIPFLFDISHTAKLVISLTFTLMDVIGLVYSSTVDETVDPSGRNESQSHISFLFFRDLRLYVAGVLALAICAFTLWARCQGDYEFVKSAEAIFFITVVTCFVDGYLYGRALNGCNPILEYYNTQVDEEGNKIVSDEIIEMNNTVNDVSMVLEYVFSAVSLCASNVTEELILKSLAKTA; this is encoded by the coding sequence ATGTTGTGGAGTTCCGGAGTGAGGAAGTTGTCTTCCGGGTTGAGGACTCTTCCTGCACTGGAACCTGCGAAGGACCTGGAGACGAGGCGGATGATCGACAAATACCACAGGTACatgttcttcttcataGGGTTTGCATTGGCGGCTAATCTGAACACGAGTCTTCTCACTGAGACTCTGTTTGAGTGTGACAACTTTGCTAACAAGTGCAACTTTTCCTACTTTGCGTCTGGGTTGGCTGCATTCCTACTCGCCTCCTTCACACTGCATTTGGACTTCAAATCCATGTTGGTATTCGGATGGTTGTTTGTGCCACTCCAAATCTCCCTGGTGTTGATTGGAGTGTTTGGAGAAGGCGTTGGAGCTCGCAATGCGTTCATCATTTGCTACGCAGTTTACGGCGCACTGGAAGGATTCACTCTCAAGTCGTGTACATTCGTCATATCGAGGTTCTTTCTGAACTCCACaatctccattttgtcTGCTGGTTACCCGGCCTCTGACATTGTCCTGGGTTGTTTTCAGTACCTGGTGGAGCATTTGGTGGGTTTGGAGACCACGTCCAGCATCAGACTCTGTTTGGCCTTGTGTCACTTGTTCCAAACGGTACTCACCATCATAGGATTGATCTGGGCCACTGTATTGTACTTCAAGTACAGTTCCAGAGGTTCAGAGGAGACTACCAGTACCAGGGACGAGTTTTCGAGGTTCACTCAGTTTCTGAGAGTGGCGTCTCACATCAGGTTTTACTACCCAAGGGTGATGTTATTTGGACTGACAAGCTTCATAGTTGCATTTTTCTTCCCCTGCTTGATCCCCTTCCTATTTGACATCTCTCACACTGCAAAGTTGGTGATATCTCTGACATTCACCTTGATGGACGTCATCGGCCTCGTCTACTCATCCACTGTTGATGAGACGGTAGACCCGTCTGGCAGGAATGAGTCTCAGTCCCACATCTCgtttttgtttttcagGGACCTCCGCCTGTACGTTGCAGGTGTCCTTGCTCTGGCGATCTGTGCATTCACACTGTGGGCCAGATGCCAGGGTGACTATGAGTTTGTGAAGTCCGCAGAAGCgatcttcttcatcacaGTGGTCACGTGTTTTGTCGACGGCTACTTGTATGGAAGGGCACTCAATGGGTGCAACCCTATTCTGGAGTACTACAACACTCAGGTCGACGAGGAGGGCAACAAGATAGTTTCAGACGAGATCATCGAGATGAACAACACTGTAAACGACGTCTCAATGGTGTTGGAATACGTCTTTTCGGCGGTCTCACTCTGTGCCTCTAACGTGACTGAGGAACTCATCCTCAAGAGTCTAGCCAAGACTGCCTAA